Proteins encoded by one window of Nocardia goodfellowii:
- a CDS encoding DUF1737 domain-containing protein codes for MSADQPLRYRLITGVDDAVFCKRISDLLDEGYRLHGPPAVTFNGTAVIAAQALVWGGFME; via the coding sequence ATGTCCGCCGACCAACCGCTGCGCTACCGGCTGATCACCGGAGTGGATGACGCCGTGTTCTGCAAACGAATCAGCGATCTGCTCGATGAGGGTTACCGCCTGCACGGGCCACCCGCGGTGACCTTCAACGGCACCGCTGTCATCGCCGCCCAGGCCCTGGTCTGGGGCGGGTTCATGGAGTAG
- a CDS encoding bifunctional 2-methylcitrate synthase/citrate synthase, which produces MSEIKKGLAGVVVDTTAISKVVPETNSLTYRGYAVQELARHCSFEEVAYLLWYGELPRVAELELLCRRERAWRRVDRSILSLIGKMPDSCHPMDVVRTVVSYLGTEDPEAESAEPRSLSDKALRLTAVLPTVIAADMRRRRGLDPVAPHSQLGFAENFLYMCFGEFPDARLVRAFEISLILYAEHSFNASTFTARVVTSTCSDLYSAVTAAIGALKGPLHGGANEAVMRAMLEIGEPGNAREWLRAKLAAKQKVMGFGHRVYKHGDSRVPTMRAAFAEVAEVTGGERWLRLYTELERAMAEATGIEPNLDFPAGPTYYLMGFDIDMFTPIFVMSRIVGWTAHIAEQTASNALIRPLSEYTGVPQRDLRSAGARG; this is translated from the coding sequence ATGAGCGAGATCAAGAAGGGCCTGGCGGGGGTGGTCGTCGACACCACGGCCATCTCCAAGGTGGTGCCGGAGACCAATTCGCTGACCTACCGCGGCTACGCGGTGCAGGAGCTGGCGCGGCACTGCTCCTTCGAGGAGGTGGCGTATCTGCTGTGGTACGGGGAACTTCCGCGAGTCGCCGAGCTGGAGCTGCTGTGCCGGCGCGAGCGGGCCTGGCGGCGGGTCGACCGGTCCATTCTGTCCCTGATCGGGAAGATGCCGGATTCCTGCCATCCGATGGATGTGGTCCGCACGGTGGTGAGTTATCTCGGCACCGAGGACCCCGAGGCCGAGTCGGCCGAACCGCGATCGCTGTCGGACAAGGCATTACGGCTGACCGCGGTGCTGCCCACCGTGATCGCGGCCGACATGCGGCGGCGCCGCGGCCTGGACCCGGTCGCGCCGCATTCGCAGCTGGGCTTCGCCGAGAACTTTCTGTACATGTGCTTCGGCGAGTTCCCCGACGCCCGGCTGGTCCGCGCTTTCGAAATATCGTTGATTCTCTACGCGGAGCACAGTTTCAATGCCTCCACCTTCACCGCCCGCGTGGTGACCTCCACCTGTTCGGACCTGTACAGCGCGGTGACCGCCGCCATCGGTGCGCTCAAGGGTCCGCTGCACGGCGGTGCGAACGAGGCCGTCATGCGCGCCATGCTGGAGATCGGCGAGCCCGGCAACGCGCGAGAGTGGTTGCGCGCCAAGCTCGCCGCGAAACAGAAGGTGATGGGTTTCGGTCACCGCGTCTACAAGCACGGTGACTCCCGCGTCCCGACCATGCGAGCGGCGTTCGCGGAGGTCGCCGAGGTAACCGGCGGTGAACGCTGGCTGCGCCTGTACACCGAACTCGAGCGAGCCATGGCCGAGGCCACCGGCATCGAACCGAATCTCGACTTTCCGGCCGGTCCCACCTACTACCTGATGGGTTTCGACATCGACATGTTCACGCCGATCTTCGTCATGAGCCGCATCGTCGGGTGGACCGCGCACATCGCCGAGCAAACCGCCTCCAACGCTCTGATCCGCCCACTGTCCGAATACACCGGTGTGCCACAGCGTGATCTGCGTTCGGCGGGTGCGCGCGGCTGA
- a CDS encoding SgcJ/EcaC family oxidoreductase, giving the protein MTSPDDLVRAMCQAWSDPDPAAIAEYFAEDAVYHNIPMEPVVGRAAITEFVTSMLVPFTGIDFDIHLQVSNGATVMNERTDTLRGRDGRDTPLPVVGVFEVHDGLITAWRDYFDMAAITRAFGG; this is encoded by the coding sequence ATGACCAGCCCTGACGACCTCGTCCGCGCCATGTGCCAGGCCTGGTCGGACCCCGACCCTGCCGCGATCGCCGAATACTTCGCCGAAGACGCCGTGTACCACAACATTCCGATGGAGCCCGTGGTGGGCCGGGCCGCGATCACCGAGTTCGTCACCAGCATGCTCGTGCCCTTCACCGGCATCGATTTCGATATCCACCTGCAGGTGAGCAACGGCGCCACCGTCATGAACGAGCGCACCGACACCCTGCGCGGCAGAGACGGCCGCGACACCCCGCTGCCGGTCGTCGGCGTCTTCGAAGTCCACGACGGTCTGATCACAGCGTGGCGCGATTACTTCGACATGGCCGCCATCACCCGCGCCTTCGGCGGCTGA